A genomic region of Candidatus Zymogenus saltonus contains the following coding sequences:
- a CDS encoding SPFH/Band 7/PHB domain protein, whose product MGALFGVLFFFGSIFAIIIIAMGLRIVRPWEKGLVERLGKYQRTVGSGLTIVVPFLELLRKVDMREQVVDVPPQDVITKDNVAVSVDAVVYYEVTDPVKVTYNVAHFYTAATKLAQTNLRNLVGDLALDESLTSRELINTKLREILDDATDKWGTKVTRVELQRIEPPQDVTDAMHRQMKAERDRRAMILEAEGHKKSAVLKAEGEAEAIMKVADAEKYKKVAIAQGEGEAIETVFSAIHKGGPTNDLIAVKYLETLGNIAEGNATKIFLPYEATGIMGSIGGIADLFGDKKEGAKTPTPPRPKPPQKPTP is encoded by the coding sequence ATGGGAGCACTATTTGGAGTTCTTTTCTTTTTCGGCTCGATCTTCGCAATTATAATAATTGCAATGGGCCTGAGGATCGTCAGGCCCTGGGAGAAGGGGCTCGTAGAGCGTCTCGGTAAATACCAGCGCACGGTCGGAAGCGGACTTACCATCGTCGTGCCGTTTCTCGAGCTACTGAGAAAGGTCGATATGAGGGAACAGGTGGTGGACGTGCCGCCCCAGGACGTCATTACTAAGGACAACGTCGCCGTCTCGGTGGACGCGGTCGTCTACTACGAGGTGACCGACCCGGTAAAAGTGACCTACAACGTGGCGCATTTCTACACCGCGGCCACAAAGCTCGCCCAGACAAACCTGAGAAACCTCGTGGGCGACCTGGCGCTTGACGAGTCGCTTACATCGAGGGAGCTCATCAACACGAAGCTTCGGGAGATACTGGACGACGCCACAGACAAGTGGGGGACGAAGGTTACCAGGGTGGAGCTCCAGAGAATAGAGCCGCCCCAGGACGTAACGGACGCGATGCACCGCCAGATGAAGGCGGAGCGGGACAGGCGCGCCATGATCCTCGAGGCCGAGGGTCACAAGAAGTCGGCCGTTCTCAAGGCCGAGGGAGAGGCGGAGGCGATAATGAAGGTGGCCGACGCCGAAAAATACAAGAAGGTGGCAATAGCCCAGGGAGAGGGGGAGGCGATCGAGACGGTCTTTTCGGCCATCCACAAGGGCGGCCCCACAAACGACCTCATCGCCGTGAAGTATCTCGAGACGCTGGGGAACATTGCTGAGGGGAACGCCACAAAGATATTTCTCCCCTACGAGGCGACCGGAATCATGGGGAGCATCGGGGGTATAGCGGATCTCTTTGGGGATAAAAAGGAAGGGGCCAAGACACCGACCCCGCCCAGGCCCAAGCCGCCCCAGAAGCCGACACCTTAA
- the corA gene encoding magnesium/cobalt transporter CorA, producing the protein MQRMSNILKKVAHKSGSPPGSLIHTGEKKVERTKISIIDYDKDDYSILDDTTIEECFKYRDKPTTTWINVSGLHDENIMEELSDRFRFHSLTLEDVMNTGQRVKLEDFEDHTLIIIKAIYFSGDGDEIIEEQLSLIFGKGFVVTFQENNYDPLSPLIDRIKSNKGFIRKMGADYLTYSIIDTVVDGYYLILQGIAEKVEYLERELIRNPDMNILNEINRLKIDTSLLYKSIWPLRAILSKFEAGGAKYISKSTAVFIRDVYDHTLQILEITQSFSEMLTGMMEIYMSSVSNKMNEIMKVLTIIATIFMPLSFIAGIYGMNFEYMPELKCKLGYFSVWGVCILVALGMLRYFRKKGWI; encoded by the coding sequence ATGCAGAGAATGTCTAATATATTGAAAAAGGTAGCCCACAAGTCGGGGTCGCCCCCCGGGTCTCTGATACACACTGGCGAAAAGAAGGTCGAGAGGACCAAGATATCGATCATCGATTACGATAAAGACGACTACTCCATTCTTGACGATACAACGATCGAGGAGTGCTTCAAATACAGGGATAAGCCGACGACGACGTGGATCAACGTCTCCGGCCTCCATGATGAAAATATCATGGAGGAGCTGAGCGACCGGTTCAGATTCCACTCCCTGACGCTGGAGGACGTGATGAACACCGGCCAGCGGGTGAAGCTGGAGGACTTCGAAGACCACACGCTGATCATCATCAAGGCGATCTACTTTTCGGGAGACGGCGACGAGATAATAGAGGAGCAGCTGAGCCTCATATTCGGGAAGGGATTTGTCGTCACATTCCAGGAAAACAACTACGATCCCTTGAGCCCCCTCATCGACAGGATCAAGAGCAACAAGGGATTCATAAGGAAGATGGGTGCCGACTATCTGACATATTCGATAATCGACACGGTGGTGGACGGCTACTATCTGATACTTCAGGGGATCGCCGAAAAGGTCGAGTACCTCGAGAGGGAGCTTATCAGAAATCCGGACATGAATATATTGAACGAGATCAATAGATTGAAGATCGACACATCGCTCCTCTACAAGTCTATCTGGCCGCTCAGGGCTATCTTGAGCAAATTCGAGGCGGGAGGGGCGAAATACATAAGCAAATCGACCGCGGTCTTCATCAGAGACGTCTACGACCACACCCTTCAGATACTCGAGATAACCCAGAGCTTCAGCGAGATGCTCACCGGGATGATGGAGATTTACATGTCGAGCGTCAGCAACAAGATGAACGAGATCATGAAGGTCCTGACCATCATAGCCACGATCTTCATGCCCCTTTCGTTCATCGCCGGCATTTACGGAATGAACTTCGAATACATGCCGGAGCTTAAATGCAAACTGGGCTACTTCTCCGTGTGGGGCGTGTGTATTCTGGTCGCCCTCGGTATGCTCCGTTACTTCAGAAAAAAGGGGTGGATATAG
- a CDS encoding PQQ-binding-like beta-propeller repeat protein, with product MSKKKLFIAVTAALCIAVVATYVLVTTNRPKLLWKYKTDSIITSSPVVDNDTVYFGGWDERFYALDRLTGAERWTIKVSGPVVSSPVMKYSILFFGCTFGDFYAVNARSGEVLWKFETGAEQLFSPAVSGDALFFQSSAGDVYALEVATGRKLFDLERGKWLPDTLSVSDGVLYVAGLDNCLYALDPSTGEALWKLPLERYVSTFAVAKDGIVYFGGFSSVFAVKIDTLAVKWEFTDFFSNSTGPSTAPVISGDTIIFGGDDNYCYALDIETGRLKWKYYAGETLSSMPINTIPAVLNGVVYFGSYYHHLFAVKLKNGGLKWQFETGGVVNSSPAIADGVIYFGSGDGYFYALDLQ from the coding sequence ATGTCAAAAAAGAAACTCTTCATCGCCGTTACCGCCGCGCTCTGTATCGCCGTTGTCGCAACATATGTCCTCGTCACGACAAACCGCCCAAAGCTCCTCTGGAAGTACAAGACCGACAGCATCATCACATCGTCCCCCGTTGTCGATAACGACACCGTCTATTTCGGCGGCTGGGACGAGCGCTTCTACGCCCTTGACCGACTTACGGGAGCCGAAAGGTGGACCATCAAAGTCTCGGGGCCGGTAGTTTCATCTCCCGTCATGAAATACAGCATTCTCTTCTTCGGCTGCACCTTCGGCGATTTTTACGCGGTTAACGCAAGGTCCGGGGAAGTCCTATGGAAGTTCGAAACGGGCGCCGAGCAGCTCTTCTCCCCCGCCGTCTCGGGCGACGCCCTCTTCTTCCAGTCCTCCGCAGGCGACGTCTACGCCCTTGAAGTAGCCACCGGCAGAAAGCTTTTCGACCTGGAAAGGGGGAAGTGGCTTCCGGATACCCTGTCGGTCTCCGACGGCGTCCTCTACGTGGCGGGACTCGATAACTGCCTCTACGCCCTCGACCCGTCGACGGGGGAGGCGCTCTGGAAGCTCCCCCTCGAAAGGTACGTCTCCACATTTGCCGTTGCAAAAGACGGGATTGTTTACTTCGGCGGGTTCAGCTCGGTCTTCGCGGTAAAGATCGATACGCTGGCCGTCAAGTGGGAGTTCACCGATTTTTTCTCAAACAGCACCGGCCCAAGCACGGCCCCGGTCATCTCGGGCGACACGATAATCTTCGGCGGGGACGACAACTACTGCTACGCCCTCGATATCGAGACCGGAAGGCTCAAGTGGAAGTACTATGCGGGGGAGACGCTCAGCAGTATGCCGATAAATACGATCCCCGCCGTGCTTAATGGGGTGGTCTACTTCGGGAGCTATTATCATCACCTCTTTGCCGTGAAGCTTAAAAACGGCGGATTGAAGTGGCAGTTCGAGACCGGAGGCGTGGTCAACTCATCACCGGCGATTGCGGACGGCGTGATATATTTCGGAAGCGGAGACGGATACTTCTACGCGTTGGATCTGCAGTGA
- a CDS encoding NfeD family protein, with translation MDFILDKFWLMWAIIAMAFIIGEVFTAGFFLMWFGIGAAAAAVMAFLGFGIAWQLGTFAAVSIVLFMSTRRLADKITKEQPPGTGADRLIGKTGVVLEEIDNFKNTGKVRIDKDEWRADSATDDNIPTGERIVVTGVEGVHLIVKVHKKQ, from the coding sequence GTGGATTTTATTCTGGATAAATTCTGGCTTATGTGGGCGATCATCGCCATGGCGTTTATCATCGGGGAGGTTTTCACGGCCGGTTTCTTCCTGATGTGGTTCGGGATCGGCGCCGCAGCGGCGGCCGTAATGGCCTTTCTGGGATTTGGCATCGCCTGGCAGCTCGGGACTTTTGCGGCCGTCTCCATCGTCCTTTTTATGTCGACGAGGAGACTGGCCGACAAGATCACCAAAGAGCAGCCCCCAGGTACCGGGGCGGACAGGTTGATCGGGAAGACGGGGGTGGTGCTGGAAGAGATCGACAACTTCAAGAACACCGGCAAGGTCAGGATCGACAAGGACGAGTGGAGGGCCGACAGCGCCACTGACGACAACATCCCGACAGGCGAGAGGATCGTGGTCACCGGGGTCGAGGGCGTTCACCTTATAGTAAAAGTTCACAAAAAACAGTAA
- a CDS encoding ornithine--oxo-acid transaminase: MDTKYYIDLENRFGAMNYKPLDVVLTRGEGIWVWDVDGKKYMDCLAAYSAVNQGHCHPKIMKAMVEQAQRLTLTSRAFRNDQLGLLYEELCRLTNSHMALPMNSGAEAVETAIKAVRKWGYKTKGIPEDKAEVIVCRNNFHGRTITIIGFSTDRGSRDGFGPFTPGFVTIPFGDADALRSAVGPNTVAFLVEPIQGEAGVIIPPKGYLREVRQICTERGITLITDEIQTGLGRTGKLLAEEHDGIEADVTLIGKALSGGFYPISVILSNEEVLGVFMPGEHGSTFGGNPLACAIARTALKVLEEEEMIENSAVMGEYLKAGLMDVKSPHVREIRGRGLFIGVELHPDAGGARRFTEALMKEGVLAKETHKNVIRFAPPLIIKRDEVDWALERINKVLREA, encoded by the coding sequence ATGGACACAAAGTACTATATTGACCTCGAAAACCGATTCGGAGCGATGAACTACAAGCCCCTCGACGTAGTCCTCACAAGGGGTGAGGGGATATGGGTGTGGGACGTCGACGGGAAGAAGTATATGGACTGCCTCGCCGCCTATTCCGCCGTGAACCAGGGGCACTGCCACCCGAAGATCATGAAGGCGATGGTCGAACAGGCCCAGAGGCTGACGCTGACCTCAAGGGCGTTCAGGAACGACCAGCTGGGCCTCCTCTACGAGGAGCTGTGCAGGCTGACCAACTCCCACATGGCGCTTCCGATGAACAGCGGCGCGGAGGCGGTGGAGACGGCGATCAAGGCGGTCAGGAAGTGGGGGTACAAGACCAAGGGAATCCCCGAGGACAAGGCGGAGGTGATTGTCTGCAGGAACAACTTCCACGGGAGGACGATCACGATCATCGGCTTTTCGACGGACAGGGGAAGCAGGGACGGCTTCGGGCCGTTCACGCCCGGATTCGTGACTATCCCCTTCGGCGATGCCGATGCCTTGAGATCCGCGGTCGGCCCGAACACGGTGGCCTTCCTGGTGGAGCCGATCCAGGGGGAGGCGGGGGTGATAATCCCGCCGAAGGGCTACCTCAGGGAGGTGAGGCAAATCTGCACGGAGAGGGGGATTACGCTTATCACCGACGAGATACAGACCGGCCTGGGCCGCACCGGAAAGCTGTTGGCCGAGGAGCACGACGGGATCGAGGCGGACGTGACGCTGATAGGAAAGGCGCTCTCCGGGGGGTTCTACCCGATCTCGGTCATCCTTTCCAACGAGGAGGTCCTGGGCGTCTTCATGCCGGGGGAGCACGGCAGTACCTTTGGCGGCAACCCCCTGGCGTGCGCCATCGCCAGGACGGCGCTCAAGGTCCTGGAGGAGGAGGAGATGATAGAGAACTCCGCCGTCATGGGGGAGTACCTGAAGGCGGGGCTGATGGACGTAAAGAGCCCCCACGTCAGGGAGATCCGGGGGAGGGGGCTCTTCATCGGCGTGGAGCTTCACCCGGACGCCGGCGGCGCCAGGCGCTTCACCGAGGCGCTGATGAAAGAAGGGGTTTTGGCAAAAGAGACGCATAAGAACGTGATCCGCTTTGCGCCGCCCTTGATAATCAAGAGGGACGAGGTGGACTGGGCGCTGGAGAGGATTAATAAGGTGTTGAGGGAGGCGTAG
- a CDS encoding PQQ-binding-like beta-propeller repeat protein, with translation MKKLLLAVIALSLVTPLFFGCDRITNIKSPVKLKWRNKVASLFINCYPVVMNGVIYVGNSPYYIYAIDKETGKLKWEFYEDEISFDSPKVVNDVVYVVGSRRGAQVKHYLYAINATSGKLKWRFCLGVSGMHYYSPAIVNGIIYIIGANYYLYAVDANSGESLWYFKTEDAITSSTPAVVDGVLYIVSENHLFVIDANNRELKRRFKVRKPLSVFPSVVKGVVYVGSLDGYLYAIDTYGGEQRWYVKMGSFNVSSSIVDNDVLYIKDGRKYFFAIDTNNGELKWRFKTGSYIAATPTVVDGVAYVGSFDNCLYAIDADTGELKWRFETGGVIFYSFSVVDGIVYVGSRDKNLYVVDANSGELIWKYSTEYSITSNIIVDDGVIYFVTEDGYVYALKIKK, from the coding sequence ATGAAGAAGTTACTTTTAGCAGTAATTGCGCTATCTTTGGTTACACCACTATTTTTTGGATGTGACAGAATCACAAATATAAAAAGTCCCGTCAAATTAAAGTGGCGTAATAAAGTCGCCAGTTTATTTATTAATTGTTATCCTGTAGTAATGAATGGCGTAATCTATGTGGGAAACAGTCCGTACTATATTTACGCTATAGATAAAGAAACAGGTAAGTTAAAGTGGGAATTTTATGAAGATGAGATTTCATTCGACTCCCCCAAGGTGGTTAATGATGTGGTCTATGTAGTAGGATCAAGACGTGGGGCACAAGTTAAACACTACCTTTATGCCATAAATGCTACAAGTGGTAAGCTGAAGTGGCGTTTTTGTTTGGGAGTTTCTGGAATGCATTACTATTCACCTGCAATAGTTAACGGTATAATCTATATTATAGGTGCGAATTATTACCTTTATGCTGTGGATGCTAATAGTGGTGAGTCATTGTGGTACTTTAAGACAGAAGATGCAATAACTTCTTCCACTCCAGCAGTTGTTGATGGCGTGTTATACATTGTAAGTGAAAATCATCTATTTGTCATTGACGCTAATAACCGTGAATTAAAAAGGAGATTCAAGGTACGAAAACCTTTAAGTGTTTTCCCTTCTGTAGTTAAAGGCGTTGTCTATGTAGGGAGTTTGGATGGTTATCTTTATGCAATAGACACATACGGCGGTGAACAAAGGTGGTACGTTAAAATGGGCAGTTTTAATGTCTCCTCCAGCATTGTTGATAATGATGTTCTCTACATCAAAGATGGAAGAAAATATTTTTTCGCTATTGATACAAATAATGGTGAGTTGAAATGGCGTTTTAAAACTGGAAGTTATATAGCTGCAACTCCTACTGTGGTTGATGGTGTGGCCTATGTGGGGAGTTTTGATAATTGTCTTTATGCCATTGATGCCGATACCGGCGAGTTGAAATGGCGCTTTGAGACGGGAGGAGTTATTTTTTATTCTTTCTCTGTAGTTGATGGTATTGTCTACGTGGGAAGCAGGGATAAAAATCTTTATGTTGTAGATGCCAATAGTGGTGAGTTAATCTGGAAGTATAGTACAGAATATTCAATAACTTCCAATATTATTGTCGATGATGGTGTTATCTATTTCGTAACCGAGGATGGTTATGTATATGCCCTGAAAATAAAAAAGTAG
- a CDS encoding DUF1611 domain-containing protein, which produces MNHFEPKRAVLVYRPGSDKALYNLLKYSRVVIETVLLAEFDLPMEERKRFTDLNPNLVFTDNVDEALDTDSDTFLWTREVFEAKDDYRLWRDILLAAVKKGKNIYNMAKLPTIDTEPELHKAISEKGVKYWSASDHARAMGEVDIFGPYPDLKIKAKVVTLLGTGRRCGKFTTTKLVRARLNNAGIKAAELATEPYGLLTGADYMMVPHVMPMWRSAPAIKNALIHLDKTLKPDVILVSSQSGFRADPLTAPGRCGGVVAVTIAEASAPDAAILSAPIEYFPSVTDEIRCIEFLLDCPVIGVSVKGGEYTDEEIDGVLRELHAATDLPAFDPVRSPEGVEGLIRAIVKMVG; this is translated from the coding sequence GTGAATCATTTTGAGCCGAAAAGGGCCGTTCTGGTCTACCGGCCGGGTAGCGACAAGGCCCTCTACAACCTGCTGAAATACTCCAGGGTCGTCATCGAGACGGTGCTCCTCGCCGAGTTCGACCTGCCGATGGAAGAAAGGAAGCGCTTCACCGACCTGAATCCGAACCTCGTCTTCACCGATAATGTGGACGAGGCGCTTGACACCGACTCCGACACGTTCCTATGGACGCGGGAGGTCTTTGAAGCTAAGGACGACTACAGGCTGTGGCGCGATATTCTCCTCGCGGCGGTCAAAAAGGGAAAGAACATCTACAACATGGCAAAGCTCCCCACCATCGATACGGAGCCGGAATTGCACAAGGCCATATCGGAAAAGGGCGTGAAATACTGGAGCGCGTCCGACCACGCCCGGGCGATGGGCGAGGTGGACATCTTCGGGCCGTACCCGGACCTAAAAATTAAGGCAAAGGTCGTGACGCTCTTAGGGACCGGGAGGCGCTGCGGGAAGTTCACCACAACAAAGCTCGTCCGCGCACGCCTCAACAATGCGGGGATAAAAGCAGCCGAGCTCGCCACGGAGCCGTACGGCCTTCTGACCGGCGCCGACTACATGATGGTTCCCCACGTCATGCCGATGTGGCGCTCCGCCCCCGCGATAAAAAACGCCCTTATCCACCTGGACAAGACCCTGAAGCCGGACGTCATCCTGGTCTCCTCCCAGTCCGGCTTTCGGGCCGACCCGCTTACCGCCCCCGGCAGGTGCGGCGGCGTGGTGGCCGTAACCATCGCCGAGGCGTCGGCTCCGGACGCCGCAATCCTGAGCGCCCCTATCGAATACTTCCCCTCCGTTACGGATGAGATAAGGTGCATAGAGTTTCTCCTCGACTGCCCGGTAATCGGCGTATCTGTCAAGGGCGGGGAGTACACAGACGAGGAGATAGACGGAGTCTTGAGGGAGCTTCACGCCGCCACCGACCTCCCTGCCTTCGACCCGGTCAGAAGCCCGGAGGGCGTTGAGGGGTTGATTCGGGCGATAGTCAAGATGGTTGGGTGA
- a CDS encoding WG repeat-containing protein, which yields MKRRNLTSALCFISILIISITSCQGKYPVEPEVAIKPSLSDVDDFSDGMAMIKVKGKTGFIDKTGKMVVEPQFEGAGIFSEGLAMVVVEGKRGFIDKTGKIVIEPKFDGAWPFSEGLSNVKVDGKYGFIDKTGEYVIKPEIQGTRDFHEGLARAAEKGRWGYITKDGAVAVMPVYYDSGDFSEGLAAVNRNNKKWGYINDKGMTLIQPKYDEAGEFKEGLAAVRINKKWGFIDEVGRYVVEPKYYKVGNFSEGLAPVFISTGTLGKWGYIDKKGKVKIEAKFQEARDFREGLARVKLSDKYGFINKKGTFVIAPRYKGAGPFREGLAPVTTDGVLWGFIKNPVR from the coding sequence ATGAAAAGGAGAAATTTAACGTCCGCACTATGTTTCATATCCATACTCATAATCTCTATCACGTCCTGCCAAGGGAAGTACCCGGTGGAGCCGGAGGTGGCTATAAAGCCGTCGTTAAGCGACGTCGACGACTTCTCGGACGGGATGGCGATGATAAAGGTAAAAGGCAAAACGGGATTCATCGACAAAACGGGAAAGATGGTGGTCGAGCCGCAATTCGAGGGCGCGGGGATATTCTCAGAGGGGCTGGCGATGGTCGTTGTCGAAGGGAAGCGGGGCTTCATCGACAAAACCGGGAAGATAGTCATCGAGCCTAAGTTCGACGGCGCATGGCCCTTCAGCGAGGGGCTTTCCAACGTCAAGGTCGACGGGAAGTACGGCTTCATCGACAAGACGGGCGAATACGTGATCAAGCCGGAAATCCAGGGAACAAGGGACTTCCACGAGGGGCTTGCCCGGGCGGCCGAAAAGGGGAGGTGGGGATATATCACGAAAGATGGCGCTGTCGCCGTCATGCCCGTCTATTACGACTCCGGCGACTTCTCCGAGGGACTCGCCGCCGTCAACCGGAACAATAAAAAGTGGGGATACATAAACGACAAGGGGATGACGCTCATCCAGCCCAAGTACGACGAGGCTGGGGAGTTCAAAGAGGGGCTTGCGGCGGTCAGGATCAATAAAAAGTGGGGCTTTATCGATGAAGTGGGAAGGTACGTCGTCGAGCCGAAGTACTACAAAGTCGGGAACTTCTCCGAGGGGCTGGCGCCGGTCTTTATCAGCACCGGAACGCTGGGCAAGTGGGGATACATAGACAAGAAGGGCAAGGTCAAGATCGAGGCAAAATTTCAGGAGGCGAGGGATTTTCGCGAGGGGCTGGCGCGGGTGAAGCTCTCCGACAAGTACGGCTTCATCAACAAGAAGGGGACCTTCGTTATCGCGCCCCGCTACAAGGGAGCCGGGCCGTTCAGGGAGGGGCTGGCCCCCGTGACTACCGACGGCGTGCTGTGGGGGTTTATTAAGAATCCGGTTAGGTAG